TCCCCAAACAAGCTTCCTAACGATTCTGATTTCTTTTCCCTGTTTCAGTTACTGATTAGTTATACTTGATATCAGATTTTTCAGATTAGAACAGAGAAATGGCGACAAAGAGGAGCGTGTCTACGTTGAAGGAGGGTGATCTGAAAGGAAAGCGGGTGTTCGTTAGGGTGGATCTCAACGTTCCTTTGGATGATAACAGCAAAATCACCGACGACACTAGGATCCGTGCTGCTGTTCCCACTATCAAGTACTTGACCGGTTATGGCGCCAAGGTCATCCTTGCCAGCCACTTGGTACGTTTTCTCAGTTTTTTTTCTGGTTAGTTATGACTTTGAATCTACTCTCTTTTTGGTTGATATCGATTATGGATTTATGCTTTTGATTCTACTTGGATTTGGATTCATTGTTTCGAattttttgtttagtttatttAGATGTGTTTAATTCAGTTCAGAGTTTGATTGTTCTTGATCCCAGTTGTGGTGAAACGTTTCTTTTTTTAGATAGATTTTGTTGTGATAGATGATGGTTATGGGATAGTTACAGAGTTAGATTTGTTGCTGTGGCTTATTTTTCTGTTCAATTTATGTCTTGCAATAATGACAATGTTATTAGATCCTGACTGTTATAGCAATAGAGGTGTGATGTGAGTGGTTGACACCTGAGAAATTAATTGTTTTGTTTTGGATTTTTTGTTTACAGGGACGTCCAAAAGGTGTTACACCAAAGTACAGTTTGAAGCCGCTTGTGCCAAGACTTACTGAACTTCTTGGAGTTGATGTGAGCCTTCTACCACAGCACTCCCTGATTTTGTTTGTTTCAGCAGATGCATCCATTTTGCTGGatgtaatattttatttaaccataatatcaTTTTTATTGATTATATGTAGGTCAAGATGGCAAATGACTCTATTGGGGAGGAAGTTGAGAAATTAGTTGCCAGTCTTCCAGAAGGGGGTGTGTTGCTGCTAGAGAATGTTAGGTTCTACAAGGAGGAAGAGAAGAATGACCCTGAGTATGCAAAGAAGCTAGCTGGTCTTGCTGATCTCTACGTCAATGATGCTTTCGGCACCGCTCACAGAGCTCATGCTTCGACCGAAGGAGTTGCTAAGTACTTGAAACCTGCTGTTGCCGGATTCCTCATGCAGAAGGTAAGTATTATGGAAAATTGGTTAGTTCTATTATTATGTGTTTGATAAGTTAATCAGGTTGATTGCTGTTTaatttgttttgttgtttaatgGTTTCAGGAACTTGACTACCTTGTTGGGGCTGTGTCGAACCCCAAGAAGCCGTTTGCTGCCATTGTTGGTGGATCAAAGGTTTCAACCAAGATTGGAGTCATTGAGTCCTTGTTGGAGAAGGTCGACCTTCTCTTGCTCGGTGGAGGAATGATCTTCACTTTCTACAAGGCTCAGGGTCACAAAGTTGGTTCATCTCTTGTGGAGGAAGACAAGCTTGATCTTGCAACCTCGCTCTTTGAGAAGGCCAAGGCTAAAGGGGTTTCCCTATTGCTTCCGACTGATGTAGTTATAGCAGATAAGTTTGCTGCTGATGCTAACAGCAAGGTACTAGCTTTTTCGTTGAGGGTTGGGGTTGCTAGTGGTTATCATTCCCTTTTTGTTGCTATTAAGATTTCTGTTGATAAAGTGAGTTTATCTATCAAATAAATACAATTTATCTGATTTAGTGTGTGTATATTTTTGCAGACTGTGCCAGCATCAGGTATTCCAGACGGATGGATGGGGTTGGATATTGGACCTGATTCCATCAAAACATTCAACGAAGCATTGGACAAGACTAAGACAATCATCTGGAATGGACCAATGGGTGTTTTTGAGTTCGAGAAGTTTGCAGCAGGAACAGAGGTATGAATGGGGTTTAAAATACACACatctttaattctttttcttGTCAGCTTGGTTCCTTCACCTTGTGGCTGTTATACTCTTTCGATATGAATATTGGCTTAGGTGTGTTTAGTTCCTTAGTGTTGTTGTGGTTTTAGTTCTTTCTAAGATTTTCCTCTTTGGTGTTGGTCTTTCTTTTGTCCTTTAAAAAGTTTCTGTTTTCAGACATGTTAAATTTTATCCATGTTAAaacttttgttttctgttttggtAAATATTGCAAGAATCTTCTTAATACTGGCTATGCTTGCTTTGATAGAAGACAAGGGAGTGGAGTGGAATTGAACCAAATGGGATTAGAAGGAACAAAACAAAAGGGCTTAGTTGGAATAGCTTGGAATTTATTCCATTGATAAACAACTCAATTCTGTCATAAAGTTACCAATCCGTACAATGGAACTATGGAAGCTCGTATAATTCCTTTGTACCCTCCACCACTCAACCTCAAACCTACCTATCCGAACATAGTCTAAATAAATGGCAGGGACCAAAATCCCACTAGGTTAAAAAAAATAGAGggatcaaaaaaaaaaaaaagttgagacAATCAAAACAGCTCATTTTTATATTTAAGCCTTGATGTATGATAGCGGTAGTTGCTGATGACTATTCTCTTTTTACAGGCTGTTGCCAAGAAACTTGCAGATCTGAGCGGCAAGGGTGTGACAACTATCATTGGAGGTGGCGATTCAGTTGCGGCTGTGGAGAAGGTTGGCCTTGCAGACAAGATGAGCCACATTTCAACTGGTGGTGGTGCCAGCTTAGAGCTTCTTGAGGGGAAGCAGCTCCCTGGAGTCCTAGCCCTTGATGATGCTTGAGCAATAAGAAAGTGAGAAGATAaatgaaagagagagaagaaaaccCCTTGtgtattttgttctttttttatcATGACGATGGTTGGGTTTCGACCATGAAATGGATTTGAGGGTACATTAGAGTTGCTCTTGTAGAGGCTGATATAGGATAGATTTTCCAGAAATAAAAGAGGTTTTTGTGGCATCCATAGTGGATGCATTGAGACTGTTCTTAATTGTTCCTGGAACAATGTTCCATGTCCAAAGTAGGTGTTTGCTATATTAATTATTTGTGTTCCTTCGGTGTTCCTACGGCTACTTTTTCTGTTTGCCCTTTTCAGTTGGTAATTTTTAACATGCAGAGTCCTGGTTTGTACCAAATGCGTTAGCTGGTGGGCCTTTTAAATTTTAAGGGTACTGCGAATGTCTGCGATGATGCTGAAGCTTGGTTGGTTGTCAGTTGTCACTTGTCCGGAGCCACTGGAAGTCGACACCCGTCCACCGTAAGAGAGAAATTATGGACCCACTGGCTGTGTACAAGTTTTTGTTTAGTTCTTTTGGTATTTCATGGGGGCTTCAAGCCCAAAAGGCCGAAACTAGGAAACCAAGACGAGCGGGGTAAAACACCCCGGCGATGGTCATCAACAATTTGCCTAATAGCTTAGGGAAGAACAAAAAGGAAACCTGGATGGGACTTTGAACTCTCTTTCGCAAGCCAATCAGCCCTTTTATAAACATGTTTGAAAATCAATCTCCAGGCTATAAGTCTCACCAGAGGTTCGGGGTGTGTGCGGTTTTTGTCAGTTTTTTTTAAGTTGTTCATAGTATCCTTCTCTAAGCTTTATTTAAAGAAAACAAACAATGAGTTGATGGGTTGTGGGGTGTGTGCGGTTTTTGTCAGTTTTTTTTAAGTTGTTCATAGTATCCTTCTCTAAGCTTTATTTAAAGACAACAAACAATGAGTTGATGGGTTGTTGTATGTATAAGATGGAATTTGAACTTTCATATATTTGTTTAAGTAGATGAGTAAGTTGATCCCTCCATCAATCTAGGTTGTTCGGTTCTTGTCTTTATTGGAGATAACCGTGTGcagtcttttttttttgtcaaatggATTGGACAACTCTCAATTCTAGGTATCTCAATTTTAAGTATCACAACACGTGTGCACAGCCTTGGATCAACTTCCACAACGATTTTTCCGAGACCAAGCTCCCACTCATTTAGCCCATGAATAATGCCCTCCGCCGGAAAATCTGTGTGCATTAAGCATGATCCAttcacaaaattatttttaagttAGTTGGATTGGGCTATAACTTAGTTGGGCTTGACTGGTAGTTTTATTGGGATTTAGTTAAGTGATTGCTGTGGTTATGGTTGGAGTATGGTGTGAGGTATTTGTGGGAAATTTGTGTTTTCTTATAACTGATCAACGATAGGAAAAAGGTGATCCATTATACAAAATTCCACATTTACGATTGGAAAAATTTCATGTGTATTGGGAAGATCAGTGTTTTAGTTATTTTAaccattaatttcaattaatatatattatatatattttttataatttagatcaacggttaaaataactggaaCACCGGTATTTTCAGCACACTTAAAACTATTCCTAATTGATTATGTGTATTAGCCGTAATCAAGATAACATGATTACGGGCATTGAAGTTGGGCTTATGTTGTTTTTGGTCAAAAGCTTGCATTTTTATTTAAGGCTAAGTTTGCGCTATTATTGTTGTCAGAATCGAACCAATGATCAAACATTCAAACCGATTAAGTTATTGGGTTACTGATTCAATAAGTGGATCATTAGGTCATTAGTTCAATTAGTGGATTACTGATTGAACTAATTGACTCGATCATGTAAATAAAAAAAcatataatagtaaaaaatttaaaattaaaatttgaaatacatattGTCAGTTTGTCATTAACATTTTAACAACAATagtcttaatttctaaaaataactattttGCCAAACCATTATTTGTCAAAGCTTTGTGCTACAGATAAAGGGGatagaagaaagcaataaagtttaaaaaatttgaaCCTTTACA
The DNA window shown above is from Arachis ipaensis cultivar K30076 chromosome B08, Araip1.1, whole genome shotgun sequence and carries:
- the LOC107612893 gene encoding phosphoglycerate kinase, cytosolic, whose translation is MATKRSVSTLKEGDLKGKRVFVRVDLNVPLDDNSKITDDTRIRAAVPTIKYLTGYGAKVILASHLGRPKGVTPKYSLKPLVPRLTELLGVDVKMANDSIGEEVEKLVASLPEGGVLLLENVRFYKEEEKNDPEYAKKLAGLADLYVNDAFGTAHRAHASTEGVAKYLKPAVAGFLMQKELDYLVGAVSNPKKPFAAIVGGSKVSTKIGVIESLLEKVDLLLLGGGMIFTFYKAQGHKVGSSLVEEDKLDLATSLFEKAKAKGVSLLLPTDVVIADKFAADANSKTVPASGIPDGWMGLDIGPDSIKTFNEALDKTKTIIWNGPMGVFEFEKFAAGTEAVAKKLADLSGKGVTTIIGGGDSVAAVEKVGLADKMSHISTGGGASLELLEGKQLPGVLALDDA